The following proteins are co-located in the Microbacterium profundi genome:
- a CDS encoding MarR family winged helix-turn-helix transcriptional regulator: MSDPSGRAVLDGDELETWSSLATLLEWLPTALDAQLLGDSEVTHFEYGILYALADAPEATLRMSVLAGFANSSLSRLSRAAARLEKRGWMRRSPDPADGRFTLAILTDAGLAKVEQAGPGHVKTVRRLVVDPLSPAQLKQLKQISRRILGAIREDEGWRPGVVR; encoded by the coding sequence ATGTCCGATCCTTCTGGCCGCGCAGTTCTCGACGGCGATGAACTGGAGACCTGGTCGTCTCTGGCCACTCTCCTGGAATGGCTGCCCACCGCACTCGATGCACAACTGCTCGGCGATTCGGAGGTGACGCACTTCGAGTACGGCATCCTGTACGCCCTCGCCGACGCTCCGGAGGCGACCCTTCGCATGAGTGTGCTCGCCGGCTTCGCCAACAGCTCACTGTCACGGCTTTCGCGGGCGGCCGCGCGTCTGGAGAAACGCGGCTGGATGCGCCGGAGTCCCGACCCGGCCGACGGTCGTTTCACGCTCGCGATCCTCACGGATGCCGGGCTCGCCAAGGTCGAGCAGGCGGGGCCAGGCCATGTGAAAACGGTGCGCCGACTGGTCGTCGACCCGCTGAGCCCTGCGCAGCTGAAGCAGTTGAAGCAGATCAGTCGTCGGATCCTCGGCGCGATCCGAGAAGACGAGGGCTGGCGGCCCGGCGTGGTTCGCTGA